From one Pempheris klunzingeri isolate RE-2024b chromosome 5, fPemKlu1.hap1, whole genome shotgun sequence genomic stretch:
- the hsbp1b gene encoding heat shock factor-binding protein 1b, which translates to MAETDPKSVQDLTNVVQTLLQQMQDKFQTMSDQIIGRIDEMSTRIDDLEKNIADLMTQAGVEEIEATPEKAKEGQGS; encoded by the exons ATGGCCGAGACGGACCCCAAGTCGGTGCAGGACCTTACCAATGTG GTCCAGACTCTGCTGCAACAGATGCAGGACAAGTTCCAGACCATGTCAGACCAGATCATCGGGAGGA TCGATGAGATGAGCACACGTATTGATGACTTGGAGAAGAACATCGCCGACCTGATGACCCAGGCCGGTGTTGAGGAGATTGAGGCAACACCAGAAAAGGCTAAAGAGGGTCAGGGCTCATAA